Proteins co-encoded in one Marmota flaviventris isolate mMarFla1 chromosome 9, mMarFla1.hap1, whole genome shotgun sequence genomic window:
- the Kcnj11 gene encoding ATP-sensitive inward rectifier potassium channel 11: MLSRKGIIPEEYVLTRLAEDPAEPRYRARERKARFVSKKGNCNVAHKNIREQGRFLQDVFTTLVDLKWPHTLLIFTMSFLCSWLLFAMVWWLIAFAHGDLASGEGTIVPCVTSIHSFSSAFLFSIEVQVTIGFGGRMVTEECPLAILILIVQNIVGLMINAIMLGCIFMKTAQAHRRAETLIFSKHAVIAVRHGRLCFMLRVGDLRKSMIISATIHMQVVRKTTSPEGEVVPLHQVDIPMENGVGGNSIFLVAPLIIYHVIDSNSPLYDLAPSDLHHHQDLEIIVILEGVVETTGITTQARTSYLADEILWGQRFVPIVAEEDGRYSVDYSKFGNTIKVPTPLCTARQLDEDRSLLDALTLASTRGPLRKRSVAMAKAKPRFSISPDALT, encoded by the coding sequence ATGCTGTCCCGCAAGGGCATCATCCCTGAGGAGTATGTGCTGACACGGCTAGCAGAGGACCCTGCAGAACCTAGGTACCGAGCTCGAGAGCGGAAGGCCCGCTTTGTGTCCAAGAAAGGCAACTGTAATGTGGCCCACAAGAACATCCGGGAGCAGGGCCGCTTCCTGCAGGACGTATTCACCACGCTCGTGGACCTCAAGTGGCCACACACACTGCTCATCTTCACCATGTCCTTCCTGTGCAGCTGGCTGCTCTTCGCTATGGTCTGGTGGCTCATTGCGTTTGCCCACGGTGACCTGGCTTCTGGTGAGGGCACAATAGTGCCCTGTGTCACCAGTATCCACTCCTTTTCATCCGCGTTCCTTTTCTCCATCGAGGTCCAGGTAACCATTGGTTTTGGTGGGCGCATGGTGACAGAGGAATGTCCACTGGCCATCCTGATCCTCATTGTGCAGAACATCGTGGGGCTCATGATCAACGCCATCATGCTGGGCTGCATCTTCATGAAGACTGCGCAGGCGCACCGGCGAGCAGAGACTCTTATCTTCAGCAAGCACGCTGTTATTGCTGTTCGCCATGGCCGCCTTTGTTTCATGCTCCGCGTGGGTGACCTCCGCAAAAGCATGATCATCAGTGCCACCATCCACATGCAGGTGGTGCGTAAGACCACCAGCCCTGAGGGCGAAGTGGTGCCTCTTCACCAGGTGGACATTCCCATGGAGAATGGCGTGGGTGGCAACAGCATCTTCCTGGTGGCGCCGCTCATAATCTACCATGTCATTGATTCCAATAGTCCACTCTACGATCTGGCACCCAGTGACCTGCACCACCACCAGGACCTGGAGATCATTGTCATCCTTGAAGGTGTGGTAGAAACCACGGGCATCACCACCCAAGCCCGCACCTCCTACCTAGCTGATGAGATCCTGTGGGGCCAGCGCTTTGTCCCTATTGTGGCTGAGGAGGACGGCCGCTACTCCGTGGATTACTCCAAGTTTGGCAACACCATTAAAGTGCCGACGCCACTCTGCACAGCCCGCCAGCTTGATGAGGACCGCAGCCTGCTGGATGCCCTGACCCTCGCCTCTACCCGTGGGCCCCTGCGCAAACGCAGTGTGGCCATGGCCAAGGCCAAACCAAGGTTTAGCATCTCTCCAGATGCCCTGACTTAA